AGGAGCGCGGCACCGCCCGCCGCGGCGCCGACCTCAACGCGGCGCTCGGCGACCTGCCCGGGACCGAGCGGGCGCTCACGGACCTCCTCGACGCCCTCGACGGTCAGGGCCGGGACCTCGGCGCGCTGGTGCGCGACACGGGCACGGTCTTCACCGCGCTGGGGGAGCGGCGCGGCCAGCTGGCCCGCCTCCTGCGCGCGGGCGACCGCGTGTTCGCCGCCACCGCGTCGCGCACCGATCAGCTCGCCGCGACGTTCCGCGCGCTGCCCGCCCTCGAGCGCGAGACCCGCGCCGCGCTGCCGGCGCTGGCCGCCTTCGCGCGCCGCCAGGAGCCGGTGGTCGCCCGCCTGCGGCCCGCCGCGCGCCAGACGTCGTCGGCGCTCGCGGCGCTGCAGGCGGTCGCGCCCGACCTGCGCGGCGCGCTGACCGCGCTGCGACCGCTGAGCGCCGCCGCGCAGGACGGCCTGCCCGCGGTGCGACGCCTGCTCGCCGACCTGCGACCCGCCCTCGGCGACACCGACGCGCCGCTGGCCCAGCTCGAGCCGCTCGTGCGTCACATCGCGCGCTACCGCCGCGAGGTCACGGCCTTCCTGGGCAACGCGACCGCCGCCACGCAGGCCACCGCGCCAGACGCCTCCGGGACGCCGCGCCACTACCTGCGCACGACGAACCCGATCAACCCCGAGGCGCTCGCGGCGCAGTCCTCGCGCCTGCCGACCAGCCGCGCCAACCCGTACCCCGCGCCGGGCGCCGGGGCGGCGCTGGCGCGCGGCCTCGCGACCGCCTCGTCGTGCGGCGGCACGACCCCCGCCTTCGCCGGGGGCGCCCTCGACGCGCTCACCGGCGCGCTGGCCTCGACGCTGGACGCGCTGACGCTGCAGGGCGGCTCGCCCGCCGCGCCCGCGTGTCGCGTCGACGGCCGCGCCTTCCCCCACGTCACCCCACGGCCGCTGGGTCGCGTCCCATGACCCCGCGCCACTACCCCACCACCAGGAGGACCACCATGCGCATCCCCGCGCTCATCGTCGCGACGGCCACGCTCGTCGCGGCCCCGGTCGCCATCGCGGCGACCAAGGACCAGGGCATCGACGCGTCCGTGACGTCGTCGAAGGCCGGCACCGCCAAGAAGCCGCGCAACGTCGGCATCAACGTCGTCCTCACCACGCCCGCGCCCCCGGCCGGCAAGCAGTTCGCGACGCAGCGCGCCGTGCTCTCGCTGCCCAAGGGCCTGAAGTTCAACGGGGCGAAGTTCCCCGAGTGCACCGCCGCCAAGCTGCAGTCCGGCGGGGGCGCGGCCTGTCCCGCCGGCTCGAAGGTCGGCAGCGGCAGCGCCAACGCGGTCGCCCTCAACGGCAAGATCAACGCGGCCCTGACGGTCACGGCCTACAACGCCGCCAAGGGCAAGAAGCTGCTCCTGCACGTGCAGGGCTCGCAGCCGATCCAGATCAACTCGATCCTCGAGGGCACGCTGAAGACGAAGTCGTCGGGCGCGACCCTCGACGTGCCGATCCCGGCGAACCTCAAGTCGATCGCCGGCGCCCAGCCGACGCTGACGCGCTTCGCCACGAAGATCCAGGCGACGCGCAAGGGCGTGGGCTACGTGCAGAGCACCTCGTGCCCGGCGGGTGGCTGGAAGTTCGGCGCGAACCTGTCGTTCACCGACGGCGACACCGGCGCGGACACCGACACGGTGGCCTGCAAGAAGTAGCCGCGGAGGTGTGGGACGGGCACCCTGCCCGTCCCACGCCCGCTCGCAGGTCGGCGGCGCCGAGGACCAGCATCCCGGTCGCCGCCACGGTGCCCAGCAAGGGCACGGCTCGCCGCGCCGCAGCCGGGGGGAGGGCGAGCTCGAACAGCGGCACCTCGTCGTCCCGTAGTCCCTACGGACCCGGTCGCGTGGCCGGCACCGACGACCGGCACGCGTCACGGCGAGATCGTGGGTCCATGACCACCCAGCCGCCCTACCGCAAGGTCCTCGTCGCCGTCGACGGCCGCCCCGGTGGCCAGGACGCGGTCGCGCTCGCGCGTGTCCTCGCCGCCCCGGACGCGGAGCTCTGCCTCGTCCACGTCTGGGCGCTCGGCGCCACGCTGCTGGTCGACCGGACCGAGGAGTCCGACCGCCTGCTGGAGCGCGAGCGCCGGCTGGCCGGGCTCGAGTGCCCGATCCGGTCCTTCGGCTCACCGACCACGCTCGTCGGCCTGCGCGAGCTCGTGCGCACCGAGCGCGCGGACCTCGTCGTGCTGGGGGCGTCGCACCGCTCGCCGCTGGGCCGGCTGGTGCTGGGGAGCGTCACCCGCTCCGCGGTCCACAAGCTCGGCTGCGCCGTGGCCGTCGCGCCCCGCGGCTACGCCGACCACCCGGGGTCGCTGAAGACCATCGGCGTCGGGTTCACCGCCACCGACGACTCGTGGCCCGCGCTCGACGCCGCGCGCGACCTCGCCCGCGTCCACCACGCCGAGGTCCGGGCCATCACGGTCGTCCCGCCGCCCCCGGTGATGGCGTCGTCCCCAGCCGCGCCGATCCTCGCGGCCGGCCTGCGCGAGCGAGCCGTCGAGGACGCCCGGCGCCGGCTCGACACGCTGACCGACGTCGACGGCCGCGTCGCCCTCGGCACCGCCGCCCCCGCCCTGCGCGTGTTCGCGACCGAGGTCGACCTGCTCGTCCTGGGCTCCCACGGCCGCGGCGCGATCCGTCGACTCGTCCTGGGCAGCGCCGCCGACGCGGTCCTGCACGACCTCCACGCGCCGGTCCTCGTCCTGCCCCAGGTCGCCGGGGACGTCGAGGCCGGCACGCCGGTCGAGGAGGCCGCCGGTGCGCGGTGAGCCCAGCCGGCTCGTCGCGCTGCGCGACGGGTCGGTCGCCCTGGTCCGCGACGTCGTCCCCGACGACGAGCGTGGCCTCGACGAGCTGTTCCGCGCAGGGATGGGCGTCGAGGCCCGCCAGCGGCGCTTCTTCTCGGCGGCGGTCGCGACCGCCGCGATGGCGCGAGCCGCGGCGCTGCATGCCGCAGACGAGGTCGGGCTCGTCGTCGAGCAGGACGGCCGCCTCATCGCCCACGCGATGGCGGTGCCGCTCGACGGCGAGGACGCCGAGGTCGCGTTCGCCGTGGCCGACGACCGCCACGGGCTAGGC
The DNA window shown above is from Conexibacter sp. SYSU D00693 and carries:
- a CDS encoding MlaD family protein, giving the protein MRRQPISRGQSALMAGFCLSCAALLLFLWSSFGGVVPLRPHGYRVQVALAETGTLGPEADVRIAGVTVGRVVAMEPTGGRTVATLELDDQASPLPRDARATLRQKTVLGEAYLELSQGSRRSGTVPEGGRLPAASVRTSVEFDEVLRAFDPRTRAALRRWLDEQERGTARRGADLNAALGDLPGTERALTDLLDALDGQGRDLGALVRDTGTVFTALGERRGQLARLLRAGDRVFAATASRTDQLAATFRALPALERETRAALPALAAFARRQEPVVARLRPAARQTSSALAALQAVAPDLRGALTALRPLSAAAQDGLPAVRRLLADLRPALGDTDAPLAQLEPLVRHIARYRREVTAFLGNATAATQATAPDASGTPRHYLRTTNPINPEALAAQSSRLPTSRANPYPAPGAGAALARGLATASSCGGTTPAFAGGALDALTGALASTLDALTLQGGSPAAPACRVDGRAFPHVTPRPLGRVP
- a CDS encoding universal stress protein, which encodes MTTQPPYRKVLVAVDGRPGGQDAVALARVLAAPDAELCLVHVWALGATLLVDRTEESDRLLERERRLAGLECPIRSFGSPTTLVGLRELVRTERADLVVLGASHRSPLGRLVLGSVTRSAVHKLGCAVAVAPRGYADHPGSLKTIGVGFTATDDSWPALDAARDLARVHHAEVRAITVVPPPPVMASSPAAPILAAGLRERAVEDARRRLDTLTDVDGRVALGTAAPALRVFATEVDLLVLGSHGRGAIRRLVLGSAADAVLHDLHAPVLVLPQVAGDVEAGTPVEEAAGAR
- a CDS encoding GNAT family N-acetyltransferase, translated to MRGEPSRLVALRDGSVALVRDVVPDDERGLDELFRAGMGVEARQRRFFSAAVATAAMARAAALHAADEVGLVVEQDGRLIAHAMAVPLDGEDAEVAFAVADDRHGLGLATLLLGSLARRMDAAGVRRLHADVLPGNQAMLEVFEHAAPADEQTARGCVHVTLDVDEVLAGLAGQAAVVA